In a single window of the Halomicroarcula saliterrae genome:
- the mch gene encoding 2-methylfumaryl-CoA hydratase: MTDWTAPDAVDCADQQTFEALLDRAETREKGHYFEFFGEGDELRHDPGLRLSVHGNERWMGQTLNHDPAYWRPDTARERGFAEPPTHPDYLLACVMGITVEDLSEKGGYFLGRTNVEFHRTAYPGTELDVTSTVLDTRSSSSRPSYGIVTWESVGRDRQTGERLVSYERTNMIPRREPAATDGSGTVANGDPADEDGPDLPPRLLAPDGEYFEQFRDALERARDSDAAVAYRHERGRTMDDALVSGLPLSTLNTARQHHNRDAMADSPSGDIVAYGDVTRSIALAHARSDEATYRERRFEDERFHDFVTLGDTVSGFTRVLDCDGDAGPDHAGEVTFEHVAFNQNNTPVYSGRRTALVRRHQ; this comes from the coding sequence GTGACTGACTGGACCGCCCCCGATGCCGTCGACTGCGCCGACCAGCAGACCTTCGAGGCGCTGCTCGACCGCGCCGAGACCCGCGAGAAGGGCCACTACTTCGAGTTCTTCGGCGAGGGCGACGAACTCCGCCACGACCCGGGCCTCCGGCTCTCCGTCCACGGCAACGAGCGGTGGATGGGCCAGACGCTGAACCACGACCCGGCCTACTGGCGGCCCGACACCGCCCGTGAGCGGGGGTTCGCGGAGCCGCCGACCCACCCGGACTACCTGCTCGCCTGCGTGATGGGCATCACAGTCGAGGACCTCTCGGAGAAGGGCGGCTACTTCCTCGGCCGGACGAACGTCGAGTTCCACCGGACGGCCTACCCCGGCACTGAACTGGACGTGACCTCCACGGTGCTCGACACCCGCTCCTCGTCCTCGCGGCCGAGCTACGGAATCGTCACGTGGGAGTCCGTCGGCCGGGACCGCCAGACCGGTGAGCGACTCGTCTCCTACGAGCGGACGAACATGATACCGCGGCGGGAGCCCGCAGCCACGGATGGCAGCGGTACAGTGGCGAACGGGGACCCGGCCGACGAGGACGGCCCCGACCTCCCGCCCCGTCTGCTCGCACCCGACGGGGAGTACTTCGAGCAGTTCCGCGACGCGCTCGAACGCGCCCGCGACTCCGACGCCGCGGTCGCCTACCGCCACGAGCGCGGCCGGACGATGGACGACGCGCTGGTCTCCGGGCTGCCCCTGTCGACGCTCAACACCGCCCGCCAGCACCACAACCGCGACGCCATGGCCGACTCGCCCTCGGGCGACATCGTCGCCTACGGCGACGTGACCCGCTCCATCGCGCTTGCTCACGCCCGTTCCGACGAGGCGACCTACCGCGAGCGCCGCTTCGAAGACGAGCGGTTCCACGACTTCGTCACGCTCGGTGACACAGTCTCCGGCTTCACCCGCGTGCTCGACTGCGACGGCGACGCCGGTCCCGACCACGCGGGCGAGGTCACGTTCGAACACGTCGCGTTCAATCAGAACAACACCCCGGTCTACAGCGGCCGGCGAACCGCACTCGTCCGACGACACCAATGA
- the citE gene encoding L-malyl-CoA/beta-methylmalyl-CoA lyase codes for MTRLSRTFQTAPAAVPRDNSAKFLDSGLTSEGFQTPDWLVPDIEDGTAPSMKAEAVDNVVDRLPDHAPEFAGEIRPRVEWAYDDAAFRERGTEQVRRLAGDVGEHLDGIVFPKVGRIDDVRAAAGVLADAEREAGLADGALDMAVILETAPARSDLREICRFASESRLAGLVFGPVDYTAELGGRALHGERPRWDGLLEALSNETSAAGVVAFGGPFDQLFHERAGVSYYNAEGYADQVEHEATIGIDGSWSLHPKQTAQANRIHTPGSEELDRDLTKIEAFNDAKREGTGAVVVSGQMVDEATYKNFANTVLTVRAIDDAHPEQTAELYDDDLLERALSVELA; via the coding sequence ATGACACGACTCTCCCGAACCTTCCAGACAGCGCCCGCCGCCGTGCCGCGAGACAACAGCGCGAAGTTCCTCGACTCCGGGCTCACGAGCGAGGGGTTCCAGACCCCCGACTGGCTCGTGCCCGACATCGAGGACGGGACCGCTCCGTCGATGAAGGCCGAGGCGGTCGACAACGTCGTCGACCGCCTCCCGGACCACGCGCCGGAGTTCGCGGGCGAGATACGCCCCCGCGTCGAGTGGGCCTACGACGACGCCGCGTTCCGCGAGCGCGGGACCGAACAGGTCCGTCGGCTCGCCGGCGACGTAGGCGAGCATCTCGACGGCATCGTCTTCCCGAAAGTGGGTCGCATCGACGACGTGCGAGCGGCCGCCGGCGTGCTGGCCGACGCCGAACGCGAGGCCGGACTGGCGGACGGGGCGCTCGATATGGCCGTCATCCTCGAAACCGCGCCCGCCCGGTCGGACCTGCGCGAGATATGCCGGTTCGCCTCGGAGTCGCGGCTCGCGGGACTCGTCTTCGGTCCGGTCGACTACACGGCGGAACTCGGCGGGCGGGCGCTCCACGGCGAGCGCCCGCGCTGGGACGGGCTGCTCGAAGCGCTCTCGAACGAGACCAGCGCCGCTGGCGTCGTCGCCTTCGGCGGCCCGTTCGACCAGCTGTTCCACGAACGGGCCGGCGTCAGCTACTACAACGCCGAGGGGTACGCCGACCAGGTCGAACACGAGGCGACCATCGGCATCGACGGCTCGTGGTCCCTGCATCCCAAACAGACCGCTCAGGCCAACCGCATCCACACGCCGGGTAGCGAGGAGCTTGACCGCGACCTCACGAAAATCGAGGCGTTCAACGACGCCAAACGCGAGGGGACCGGTGCCGTCGTCGTCTCGGGGCAGATGGTCGACGAGGCCACCTACAAGAACTTCGCCAACACCGTCCTGACGGTGCGGGCGATAGACGACGCCCACCCGGAACAGACGGCCGAGTTGTACGACGACGACCTGCTGGAGCGGGCGCTGTCGGTCGAACTCGCGTAG
- a CDS encoding pyridoxal phosphate-dependent aminotransferase codes for MDYETPQFYRVMQYAARADRDVVEMVSGSPDWDPPEAVRDGLSAYAEADADEFQYAPSRGLRGLRAAIAARHGVDEARVVVTNGAGEANHLAMTGGLERFDGGEILLPDPVYPYYAGRANFLGAETTFVPVESDGRLDPAAVRAAASSETAVVVANSPNNPTGAVYGEDAMAAFVAVAEENDALLVSDEVYSQFDYSGRFSSALAVESPNVVATNAFSKSMAVTGFRVGYAVFPPTDGPTGDLVERATTRHMLTNVSGSRPAQYAVQQAMERTDTAYYEAARERLQQRIGRFCEALDEAGATYTRPDGGFYVLARFPDFPGSFENAERLVDEAGVAGMPGAAFGEARADDLRFSLTTPRVETAAERLVEYFG; via the coding sequence ATGGACTACGAGACCCCGCAGTTCTACCGGGTGATGCAGTACGCCGCCCGCGCCGACCGGGACGTGGTCGAGATGGTGTCGGGGAGCCCGGACTGGGACCCGCCCGAGGCGGTCCGGGACGGCCTGAGCGCGTACGCCGAGGCCGACGCCGACGAGTTCCAGTACGCCCCCAGCCGCGGCCTCCGGGGGCTCCGGGCGGCCATCGCCGCGCGCCACGGCGTCGACGAGGCCCGCGTCGTCGTCACGAACGGGGCCGGCGAGGCCAACCACCTCGCGATGACCGGCGGGCTCGAACGGTTCGACGGCGGGGAGATACTGCTGCCGGACCCGGTGTACCCCTACTACGCCGGTCGGGCGAACTTCCTCGGCGCGGAGACCACCTTCGTCCCGGTCGAGTCCGACGGCCGGCTGGACCCCGCTGCGGTCCGGGCCGCGGCGAGTTCGGAGACGGCCGTCGTCGTCGCCAACTCGCCGAACAACCCCACCGGCGCGGTGTACGGTGAAGACGCGATGGCGGCGTTCGTCGCCGTCGCGGAGGAAAACGATGCCCTGCTCGTCTCCGACGAGGTGTACAGTCAGTTCGACTACTCCGGGCGGTTCAGCTCCGCCCTCGCCGTCGAGTCGCCCAACGTCGTCGCCACGAACGCGTTCTCGAAGTCGATGGCCGTCACCGGCTTTCGCGTTGGGTACGCCGTCTTCCCGCCCACGGACGGGCCGACCGGGGACCTCGTCGAGCGGGCGACGACGCGGCACATGCTGACGAACGTCAGCGGCTCGCGCCCGGCCCAGTACGCCGTACAGCAGGCGATGGAACGGACTGACACAGCGTACTACGAGGCCGCCCGGGAGCGACTGCAGCAGCGTATCGGGCGCTTCTGTGAGGCACTGGACGAGGCCGGTGCGACGTACACCCGGCCCGACGGCGGCTTCTACGTGCTGGCCCGGTTTCCCGACTTCCCGGGCAGCTTCGAGAACGCCGAGCGGCTCGTCGACGAGGCCGGGGTCGCGGGGATGCCCGGCGCGGCCTTCGGCGAGGCGCGGGCCGACGACCTGCGATTCTCGCTGACGACGCCACGGGTCGAGACCGCGGCCGAGCGGCTGGTCGAGTACTTCGGGTGA
- a CDS encoding mechanosensitive ion channel family protein → MTATLLQLGVPNGIIPAIISFVLTVGMFAVSFVVLYLVGKTVLVPATRRALNAREFSPAVVGLGESIAGALALFGAVAVAAAVAGFPTILAAFATITGALALGVAFAAGDIIENFVAGIFILKDKPFEVGDYIEWNGNGGTVRQIDLRVSKLDTWDNEQLTVPNGELANAVVKNTQANETRRVTVDFGVDYGSDVDRAREIILEEVAAIDGVLDEPAPSAPLTTLGDSAIVFNARAWINPQETGAGGVKHQLTESVMDRFDEADIGFPYPHTEVVGSLDVNQTETSAVADD, encoded by the coding sequence GTGACAGCCACATTGTTGCAGCTGGGTGTTCCCAATGGTATCATCCCGGCGATAATATCGTTCGTACTGACTGTCGGCATGTTCGCGGTCTCGTTCGTCGTCCTGTATCTGGTCGGCAAGACGGTGCTCGTTCCGGCGACGAGACGGGCGCTCAACGCCCGCGAGTTCTCCCCCGCCGTCGTCGGACTCGGCGAGAGCATCGCGGGCGCCTTGGCGCTGTTCGGGGCCGTGGCGGTCGCTGCGGCCGTGGCGGGCTTCCCGACGATTCTGGCCGCCTTCGCGACCATCACCGGTGCGCTCGCACTGGGCGTCGCGTTCGCCGCGGGCGATATCATCGAGAACTTCGTGGCCGGCATCTTCATCCTCAAGGACAAACCGTTCGAGGTCGGCGACTACATCGAATGGAACGGTAACGGCGGTACCGTTCGGCAGATAGACCTGCGCGTCTCGAAGCTCGACACGTGGGACAACGAACAGCTGACGGTTCCCAACGGCGAGCTGGCAAACGCCGTCGTGAAGAACACGCAGGCCAACGAGACGCGGCGTGTCACGGTCGACTTCGGTGTCGATTACGGCTCCGACGTGGACCGCGCACGGGAGATAATCCTCGAAGAGGTCGCCGCTATCGACGGCGTGTTGGACGAGCCGGCGCCGAGTGCACCCCTTACCACCCTCGGTGACTCCGCCATCGTCTTCAACGCTCGCGCGTGGATAAACCCACAGGAGACCGGTGCTGGCGGCGTCAAGCACCAGCTCACGGAATCGGTCATGGACCGCTTCGACGAAGCGGACATCGGGTTCCCGTACCCACACACCGAGGTCGTCGGCTCGCTGGACGTCAACCAGACCGAGACCAGCGCCGTCGCGGACGACTGA
- a CDS encoding CinA family protein, whose protein sequence is MTADDRPVERRVGETLRDRGDTVAVAESCTGGLVGSLLTDVSGSSAYFDRSVVTYSYDAKQDVLAVSREALDDHGAVSEPVAIEMARAVRDTAGTDWGVATTGVAGPTGGSPETPVGTVYIAVAHAAPWETGQSGCTVRHYEFAGSRTEVKAKIAGQALEDLLDRTHTQ, encoded by the coding sequence ATGACAGCAGACGATCGACCCGTCGAGCGGCGGGTCGGCGAGACACTGCGGGACCGGGGAGACACTGTCGCCGTCGCCGAATCCTGTACCGGCGGGCTGGTCGGCTCGCTCCTGACCGACGTGTCGGGCTCCAGCGCCTACTTCGACCGGTCGGTGGTGACCTACTCCTACGACGCTAAACAGGACGTACTGGCCGTCTCCCGCGAGGCCCTGGACGACCACGGCGCCGTCTCCGAACCGGTCGCCATCGAGATGGCCCGCGCGGTCAGGGACACCGCCGGAACCGACTGGGGCGTGGCGACGACCGGGGTCGCCGGGCCGACGGGCGGGAGCCCCGAGACGCCGGTCGGGACCGTCTACATCGCGGTCGCCCACGCGGCCCCGTGGGAGACCGGACAGTCCGGCTGTACCGTCAGACACTACGAGTTCGCCGGCTCACGGACCGAGGTGAAAGCGAAAATCGCCGGACAGGCCCTCGAAGACCTGTTGGACAGGACACACACTCAGTAG
- a CDS encoding metal-dependent hydrolase, producing the protein MNKRGHVLNAVLLSIGLGYVLDPSGDVSTFATIAEVFLPVVLGALFPDVDTAFGKHRKTLHNLPVLLIFLAHPVYHGGNLQWVWLGVVTHYVLDIVGSKRGIALFYPISSTEYGFPTGVTTSSDRAEAVTVAITLFELAAIAALVYVLPTYLPPQAAEIVANTTNVVV; encoded by the coding sequence ATGAACAAGCGCGGTCACGTTCTGAACGCGGTCCTCCTGAGTATCGGGCTCGGCTACGTCCTCGACCCGTCCGGCGACGTCTCCACGTTCGCCACCATCGCCGAGGTGTTCCTTCCGGTCGTCCTCGGCGCGCTGTTCCCCGACGTGGACACGGCCTTCGGGAAACACCGCAAGACGCTCCACAACCTGCCCGTGTTGCTCATCTTCCTGGCCCACCCGGTGTACCACGGCGGGAACCTCCAGTGGGTGTGGCTCGGCGTGGTGACCCACTACGTGCTCGACATCGTCGGCTCGAAGCGCGGCATCGCGCTGTTCTACCCGATTTCCAGCACGGAGTATGGCTTCCCCACGGGCGTGACGACGTCGAGCGACCGCGCCGAGGCCGTCACCGTCGCGATCACCCTCTTCGAGTTGGCCGCCATCGCGGCGCTCGTCTACGTCCTGCCGACGTATCTCCCGCCGCAGGCGGCCGAAATCGTCGCGAACACGACCAACGTGGTGGTTTAG
- a CDS encoding PHP domain-containing protein: MTSEGFTVDLHVKVLDEQVVQRAKARGLDALVYAPHFVRLPDIRARADHYSDSELTVYPGRELFTGTWQRRRHVLAVGLDEMVPDFLTLDGTMAELRRQGAAVLVPHPGFLSVSLGLDELRTYRETIDAIEVYNPKYLPHHTGRARRFAAETGLPVFASSYAHLPGTIGEAWVAFDEPCPDEAAFTSALRETATRRVHHRDGLAHTLRRGLEFAHLGYENSWEKFDRVMLQGTAPTHPDHVAYGGRFDDVKVY; the protein is encoded by the coding sequence GTGACGAGCGAGGGGTTCACCGTCGACCTGCACGTGAAGGTGCTCGACGAGCAGGTCGTCCAGCGAGCGAAAGCGCGTGGCCTCGACGCGCTGGTGTATGCGCCACACTTCGTGCGTCTGCCCGACATCCGAGCGCGGGCCGACCACTACTCGGATTCGGAGCTGACCGTCTATCCCGGTCGGGAGCTGTTTACCGGGACGTGGCAGCGGCGCCGCCACGTCCTCGCCGTCGGCCTCGACGAGATGGTTCCGGACTTTCTGACCCTCGACGGGACGATGGCCGAACTGCGGCGGCAGGGCGCGGCGGTGCTCGTCCCCCACCCGGGCTTTCTCTCGGTCAGTCTCGGGCTCGACGAGCTGCGGACCTACCGGGAGACTATCGACGCCATCGAGGTGTACAACCCGAAGTATCTGCCACACCACACCGGCCGAGCCCGCCGGTTCGCGGCCGAGACCGGGCTCCCGGTGTTCGCCTCCTCCTACGCGCACCTGCCGGGGACCATCGGCGAGGCATGGGTGGCCTTCGACGAGCCCTGTCCCGACGAGGCGGCCTTTACCAGTGCGCTCCGGGAGACGGCCACACGCCGGGTCCACCACCGGGACGGGCTGGCCCACACGCTGCGCAGAGGACTCGAGTTCGCCCATCTCGGCTACGAGAACAGCTGGGAGAAGTTCGACCGGGTCATGCTGCAGGGCACCGCGCCGACGCATCCGGACCACGTCGCCTACGGCGGCCGGTTCGACGACGTGAAAGTGTACTAA
- a CDS encoding DUF7565 family protein: MPRWECAIEGDDSRFDRVEELIVHQSTEHDRISCKVCGTVVPDGYFAIKHAFDEHSRAEYVRAYDASAAEVRRRENIKESIESEADMNEVIERLEG; encoded by the coding sequence ATGCCACGCTGGGAGTGTGCCATCGAGGGCGACGACAGTCGGTTCGACCGCGTAGAGGAACTCATCGTCCACCAGTCGACCGAGCACGACCGCATCTCGTGCAAGGTATGCGGGACCGTCGTGCCCGACGGCTACTTCGCTATCAAACACGCCTTCGACGAACACTCCCGGGCCGAGTATGTCCGTGCCTACGACGCCTCCGCTGCGGAGGTCCGCCGCCGCGAGAACATCAAGGAGTCCATCGAATCGGAGGCGGACATGAACGAAGTCATCGAACGGCTTGAAGGCTAG
- a CDS encoding ABC transporter permease, producing MSLVDVTRKDFTAARRSRALWAVATLLGLLTAFIAFGFSGYRMSPTETVQQLFRTMGGVLALLVPIVALVASYMSIAGERESGGVKFLLGLPNSRRDVFLGKLVSRLTIVGAGVSFMFATATAMAVARNGVLPLGALAGIFAVTLVYAAVFVGIAVALSAMVAERSRAIAAAVGSYFMLVLLYVIPGVNVALLIRFVHQRMLGFEPNFDLYNAVLYTSPLIAYRKAMNLAVPSGMERQVLQRPTEEYALPGYLGDEISLLVFAVWLGVPLAIGYLRFDGADL from the coding sequence GTGAGTCTCGTCGACGTCACCCGGAAGGACTTCACCGCGGCGCGGCGGTCGCGAGCGCTGTGGGCCGTCGCGACGCTGCTGGGGTTGCTGACGGCGTTTATCGCCTTCGGGTTCAGCGGCTACCGCATGTCGCCCACCGAGACAGTCCAGCAGCTGTTTCGCACCATGGGCGGTGTCCTCGCGCTCCTCGTCCCCATCGTCGCGCTCGTCGCGAGCTACATGTCCATCGCGGGCGAGCGCGAGAGCGGCGGAGTGAAGTTCCTGCTCGGGCTGCCAAACAGCCGCCGGGACGTGTTCCTCGGGAAGCTGGTGAGCCGGCTGACCATCGTCGGTGCGGGCGTGAGCTTCATGTTCGCGACCGCGACGGCGATGGCGGTCGCGCGAAACGGCGTCCTCCCGCTGGGCGCGCTCGCTGGAATCTTCGCCGTGACGCTCGTCTACGCCGCCGTCTTCGTCGGTATCGCGGTGGCACTGTCGGCGATGGTCGCCGAGCGAAGTCGGGCCATCGCCGCCGCCGTCGGGTCGTACTTCATGCTCGTCCTGCTGTACGTCATCCCGGGCGTCAACGTCGCGCTGCTGATCCGGTTCGTCCACCAGAGGATGCTGGGCTTCGAGCCGAACTTCGACCTGTACAACGCCGTGCTGTACACCAGTCCGCTCATCGCCTACCGGAAGGCGATGAACCTCGCCGTGCCGAGCGGGATGGAGCGACAGGTACTCCAGCGCCCCACGGAGGAGTACGCGCTGCCGGGCTATCTCGGTGACGAGATATCGCTGCTCGTCTTCGCCGTCTGGCTTGGTGTGCCGCTCGCTATCGGCTACCTGCGGTTCGACGGAGCTGATCTGTGA
- a CDS encoding ABC transporter ATP-binding protein translates to MVAIRTNGLTKRFGDVVAVDDLDLTIEEGEVFGFLGPNGAGKSTTINLLLDFIRPTEGSVEVLGRDAQTNPEAIRQRVGVLPEGYGFDDPLTGREYLSWAIRTKRADDDADELLDLVGLADDADRLAGDYSKGMQQRLAFAIALVDDPDLLILDEPSTGLDPNGIQQLRDVVRERAAGGTTVFFSSHILSEVEAVSDRVGVMNEGELVAVDSIEGLRESTGGHATLHLDCASPPTGLGIDALAGVAGTSVDDRTLVVDCTDPAAKVDVVTYVAERATVEDIRSETVSLESLFNDLTGGGRDGADTAAEVPQ, encoded by the coding sequence ATGGTAGCTATCCGAACGAACGGGTTGACGAAGCGCTTCGGCGACGTCGTCGCCGTCGACGACTTGGACCTCACCATCGAGGAGGGGGAGGTCTTCGGGTTTCTGGGGCCCAACGGCGCCGGGAAGTCGACGACCATCAACCTCCTGCTCGATTTCATCCGGCCCACCGAGGGCAGCGTCGAGGTGCTCGGGCGGGACGCACAGACGAATCCGGAAGCGATACGCCAGCGGGTCGGCGTCCTCCCGGAGGGGTACGGCTTCGACGACCCGCTGACGGGCCGGGAGTATCTGTCGTGGGCGATTCGGACGAAACGCGCAGACGACGACGCGGACGAGCTGCTCGACCTCGTGGGGCTGGCCGATGACGCCGACCGACTGGCCGGCGACTACTCGAAGGGGATGCAACAGCGCCTGGCCTTCGCCATCGCGCTGGTGGACGACCCCGACCTGCTGATTCTGGACGAACCCTCCACGGGGCTGGATCCCAACGGCATCCAGCAGTTGCGTGACGTGGTCCGCGAGCGGGCGGCCGGCGGGACGACGGTCTTCTTCTCCAGCCACATCCTCTCGGAGGTCGAAGCGGTCAGCGACCGCGTCGGCGTGATGAACGAGGGCGAACTGGTCGCGGTCGACAGTATCGAGGGCCTCCGCGAGAGCACGGGCGGGCACGCGACCCTGCACCTCGACTGCGCGTCGCCGCCGACAGGGCTCGGGATCGACGCGCTCGCCGGTGTCGCGGGGACCAGCGTCGACGACCGGACGCTCGTCGTCGACTGCACCGACCCCGCCGCGAAGGTCGACGTGGTCACCTACGTCGCCGAGCGCGCGACCGTCGAGGACATCCGGTCGGAGACGGTGTCGCTGGAGTCGCTGTTCAACGACCTGACCGGTGGCGGTCGCGACGGCGCCGACACCGCGGCGGAGGTCCCGCAGTGA
- a CDS encoding transcription elongation factor Spt5, translating to MGIYAVKTTASQERTVADMIINREEPDIHAALAPDSLTSYVMVEADDHAVFDRILDEIPHANGVVQGESSMAEVEHFLSPKPDVEGIAEGDIVELIAGPFKGEKAQVQRIDEGKDQVTVELYEATVPIPVTVRGDQIRVLDSEER from the coding sequence ATGGGAATCTACGCAGTCAAAACCACGGCGAGCCAGGAACGCACCGTCGCCGACATGATAATCAACCGGGAGGAGCCGGACATCCACGCGGCGCTGGCCCCCGATTCGCTGACCAGCTACGTGATGGTCGAGGCCGACGACCACGCCGTCTTCGACCGCATCCTCGACGAGATTCCCCACGCCAACGGCGTGGTGCAGGGCGAGTCCTCGATGGCCGAGGTCGAGCACTTCCTCTCGCCGAAACCCGACGTCGAGGGTATCGCCGAGGGCGACATCGTCGAGCTCATCGCCGGCCCGTTCAAGGGCGAGAAGGCCCAGGTCCAGCGCATCGACGAGGGCAAGGACCAGGTGACCGTCGAACTGTACGAGGCGACGGTCCCGATTCCCGTGACGGTTCGGGGCGACCAGATTCGCGTGCTGGATAGCGAGGAGCGGTAG
- a CDS encoding protein translocase SEC61 complex subunit gamma has protein sequence MNVPYDLTSYIRVLKLASTPDWEEFSQIAKIAGAGILLVGLIGFIIFALMTFVPGSKPV, from the coding sequence ATGAACGTTCCGTACGACCTCACCTCCTACATCCGCGTGCTCAAACTGGCGAGTACGCCCGACTGGGAGGAGTTCTCACAGATTGCAAAGATTGCCGGTGCCGGTATCCTCCTCGTCGGGCTCATCGGCTTCATCATCTTCGCCCTGATGACGTTCGTCCCGGGCAGCAAACCGGTGTAA
- the ftsZ gene encoding cell division protein FtsZ: MDSIIDDAIDEAEGEGEQSADPSTNSEREPTPNRDDMSTSGTMTDDELASVVKDLETKITVVGCGGAGGNTVTRMMEEGIHGAKLVAANTDAQHLADEVEADTKILMGRKRTGGRGAGSVPKIGEEAAQEDIEDIQQSISGSDMVFVTAGLGGGTGTGSAPVVAQAAQEAGALTISIVTIPFTAEGERRRANADAGLERLRSVSDTVIVVPNDRLLDYAPSMPLQDAFKICDRVLMRSVKGMTELITKPGLVNVDFADVRTIMENGGVAMIGLGESDSENKAQDSIRSALRSPLLDVEFDGANSALVNVVGGPDMSIEEAEGVVEEIYDRIDPDARIIWGASVNNEFEGKMETMIVVTGVESPQIYGQSEAERERASQEMGEDIDYVD, encoded by the coding sequence ATGGACTCGATTATCGACGACGCCATCGACGAGGCCGAAGGGGAGGGGGAGCAGTCCGCCGACCCGTCGACCAACAGCGAGCGCGAACCGACGCCGAACCGTGACGACATGTCCACGTCCGGGACGATGACAGACGACGAGCTTGCGAGCGTCGTCAAGGACCTGGAGACCAAGATCACGGTGGTCGGCTGTGGCGGCGCCGGTGGTAACACCGTCACCAGAATGATGGAAGAAGGTATCCACGGCGCGAAGCTGGTCGCCGCGAACACGGACGCCCAGCACCTCGCGGACGAGGTCGAGGCGGACACGAAGATTCTGATGGGGCGCAAGCGTACCGGTGGTCGCGGTGCCGGCTCGGTGCCGAAAATCGGCGAGGAGGCGGCCCAGGAGGACATCGAGGACATCCAGCAGTCCATCTCGGGGTCGGACATGGTGTTCGTCACGGCCGGGCTCGGCGGCGGCACGGGGACCGGTTCGGCCCCGGTCGTCGCACAGGCCGCACAGGAGGCCGGCGCGCTGACTATCTCCATCGTCACGATTCCGTTCACCGCGGAGGGCGAGCGGCGGCGGGCCAACGCCGACGCGGGCCTCGAACGCCTGCGCTCGGTCTCCGATACCGTCATCGTCGTGCCCAACGACCGCCTGCTCGACTACGCGCCCAGTATGCCCCTGCAGGACGCGTTCAAGATCTGTGACCGCGTGCTGATGCGCTCGGTGAAGGGGATGACCGAACTCATCACCAAGCCCGGGCTGGTCAACGTGGACTTCGCCGACGTTCGCACCATCATGGAGAACGGCGGCGTCGCGATGATCGGCCTCGGCGAGTCCGACAGCGAGAACAAGGCACAGGACTCCATCCGCTCGGCGCTTCGCTCGCCGCTGCTGGACGTGGAGTTCGACGGTGCCAACAGCGCCCTCGTGAACGTCGTCGGGGGCCCCGACATGAGCATCGAGGAGGCAGAAGGCGTCGTCGAAGAGATCTACGACCGCATCGACCCCGACGCCCGCATCATCTGGGGGGCCTCGGTCAACAACGAGTTCGAGGGGAAGATGGAGACGATGATCGTCGTCACCGGCGTCGAGAGCCCACAGATATACGGCCAGAGCGAGGCCGAGCGCGAGCGCGCCTCACAGGAGATGGGCGAAGACATCGACTACGTGGACTGA